In one Arachis duranensis cultivar V14167 chromosome 9, aradu.V14167.gnm2.J7QH, whole genome shotgun sequence genomic region, the following are encoded:
- the LOC107465270 gene encoding uncharacterized protein LOC107465270 isoform X1, with protein sequence MGTKKDNAVGMGTLCTHAFYDLKHVSPAVFLYLLKECYFYGTCKATAKFRALQYQVCLVLQNDPKPGPATFTVQCLYLAPLFEDDSHGFTHLIISAFRRFLKRSNTLEDSLEVKDLAAHLIVDIIRGQSFHDEKIVMKLLETFDVKLSNFEKAMCPIKENDGVSCGTAKEFVERYIVELLESQQYIIAVALMEHFSISHYGQSFLLDMIKSKQYKAAEKWATYMGKPMLCTLIEEFVEKNMLKDAYEIIKKNNLKQDFPDVYKRCKESSLKNLAEKGCWDVAEARINNDRQLMEYLVYLAMEAGYTEKVDELCQRYSLDRFLDIKLPETTIQEGRYLHLDELLVEDIIWVDEVEGLLDATSHIDGFKVVGLDCEWKPNYVKGSKPNKVSIMQIASEKKAFIFDLIKLHSEVPDTLDDCLTHILMSPRILKLGYNFQCDTRQLAQSYPELKCFKNYELLLDIQNIFKEPRGGLARLTEKILGASLNKTRRNSNWEQRPLTPNQLEYAALDAVVLVHIFHHLSGQGNGKFEWKSHIVSHSETNKKSKKNSSRVEQT encoded by the exons ATGGGAACAAAAAAAGACAATGCCGTTGGAATGGGGACCTTATGTACCCATGCTTTCTATGATTTAAAGCATGTATCGCCGGCAGTATTTCTGTATCTGCTGAAAGAATGTTATTTTTATG GAACATGTAAGGCGACAGCAAAGTTCCGAGCACTTCAGTATCAAGTATGTCTTGTGCTCCAAAATGATCCAAAGCCTGGACCAGCAACTTTTACTGTTCAATGTCTATACTTGGCTCCTCTATTTGAAGATGATAGTCATGGATTTACCCATTTAATTATATCTGCTTTCCGCCGCTTTTTGAAAAGATCAAATACTTTGGAGGACTCCTTGGAAGTGAAAGATTTGGCTGCCCATCTAATTGTTGATATTATTAGGGGCCAGAGCTTTCATGATGAAAAGATTGTCATGAAACTATTGGAGACTTTTGAtgtaaaattatcaaattttgagAAAGCAATGTGCCCAATTAAAGAAAATGATGGTGTAAGTTGTGGTACGGCAAAAGAATTTGTTGAGCGGTATATTGTTGAACTACTAGAATCCCAGCAGTATATAATAGCTGTCGCTTTAATGGAGCATTTCTCTATCAGTCATTATGGCCAGTCATTTCTCCTAGATATGATAAAGAGCAAACAATACAAAGCAGCAGAGAAGTGGGCGACGTATATGGGGAAGCCAATGCTATGCACCCTTATTGAGGAGTTCGTTGAGAAGAACATGCTAAAGGATGCCTATGAGATTatcaagaaaaataatttaaagcaGGATTTCCCGGATGTATACAAAAGGTGTAAGGAAAG CTCGCTAAAGAACTTAGCTGAGAAAGGATGTTGGGATGTGGCTGAGGCAAGAATAAATAATGATAGACAGCTTATGGAATATTTG GTTTATTTGGCAATGGAAGCTGGTTACACAGAGAAAGTTGATGAATTATGCCAACGATACTCCCTTGACAGGTTTTTGGATATCAAAC TACCTGAAACAACTATACAAGAAGGGCGTTATTTGCATCTTGATGAACTACTAGTTGAAGACATCATTTGGGTTGATGAAGTTGAAGGTTTGCTTGATGCAACAAGTCATATAGATGGTTTTAAAGTTGTCGGTCTTGATTGTGAATGGAAACCTAATTATGTAAAAGGCAGCAAGCCAAACAAG GTCTCAATCATGCAAATTGCATCTGAAAAGAAGGCTTTCATCTTTGATCTGATAAAGTTACATAGCGAGGTGCCTGACACTTTAGACGATTGTCTAACACACATTTTGATGTCACCTAGAATTCTAAAACTTG GGTATAATTTCCAATGTGATACAAGGCAACTTGCTCAGTCATATCCAGAATTGAAATGCTTCAAGAACTACGAACTGTTATTGGACATtcagaatatttttaaagaacCTCGGGGTGGTTTGGCCAGGTTAACCGAG AAAATACTGGGAGCTAGTCTAAACAAGACGAGACGAAACAGCAACTGGGAGCAAAGACCTTTAACTCCAAATCAA CTAGAATATGCTGCCCTGGATGCTGTTGTGCTTGTTCATATTTTCCACCATCTTTCTGGTCAAGGAAATGGTAAATTTGAGTGGAAGTCCCATATA GTGTCTCATTCTGAAACCAACAAGAAATCCAAGAAGAATTCATCAAGAGTTGAACAGACTTAG
- the LOC107465270 gene encoding uncharacterized protein LOC107465270 isoform X2, translating into MGTKKDNAVGMGTLCTHAFYDLKHVSPAVFLYLLKECYFYGTCKATAKFRALQYQVCLVLQNDPKPGPATFTVQCLYLAPLFEDDSHGFTHLIISAFRRFLKRSNTLEDSLEVKDLAAHLIVDIIRGQSFHDEKIVMKLLETFDVKLSNFEKAMCPIKENDGVSCGTAKEFVERYIVELLESQQYIIAVALMEHFSISHYGQSFLLDMIKSKQYKAAEKWATYMGKPMLCTLIEEFVEKNMLKDAYEIIKKNNLKQDFPDVYKRCKESSLKNLAEKGCWDVAEARINNDRQLMEYLVYLAMEAGYTEKVDELCQRYSLDRFLDIKLPETTIQEGRYLHLDELLVEDIIWVDEVEGLLDATSHIDGFKVVGLDCEWKPNYVKGSKPNKVSIMQIASEKKAFIFDLIKLHSEVPDTLDDCLTHILMSPRILKLGYNFQCDTRQLAQSYPELKCFKNYELLLDIQNIFKEPRGGLARLTEKILGASLNKTRRNSNWEQRPLTPNQLEYAALDAVVLVHIFHHLSGQGNGVSF; encoded by the exons ATGGGAACAAAAAAAGACAATGCCGTTGGAATGGGGACCTTATGTACCCATGCTTTCTATGATTTAAAGCATGTATCGCCGGCAGTATTTCTGTATCTGCTGAAAGAATGTTATTTTTATG GAACATGTAAGGCGACAGCAAAGTTCCGAGCACTTCAGTATCAAGTATGTCTTGTGCTCCAAAATGATCCAAAGCCTGGACCAGCAACTTTTACTGTTCAATGTCTATACTTGGCTCCTCTATTTGAAGATGATAGTCATGGATTTACCCATTTAATTATATCTGCTTTCCGCCGCTTTTTGAAAAGATCAAATACTTTGGAGGACTCCTTGGAAGTGAAAGATTTGGCTGCCCATCTAATTGTTGATATTATTAGGGGCCAGAGCTTTCATGATGAAAAGATTGTCATGAAACTATTGGAGACTTTTGAtgtaaaattatcaaattttgagAAAGCAATGTGCCCAATTAAAGAAAATGATGGTGTAAGTTGTGGTACGGCAAAAGAATTTGTTGAGCGGTATATTGTTGAACTACTAGAATCCCAGCAGTATATAATAGCTGTCGCTTTAATGGAGCATTTCTCTATCAGTCATTATGGCCAGTCATTTCTCCTAGATATGATAAAGAGCAAACAATACAAAGCAGCAGAGAAGTGGGCGACGTATATGGGGAAGCCAATGCTATGCACCCTTATTGAGGAGTTCGTTGAGAAGAACATGCTAAAGGATGCCTATGAGATTatcaagaaaaataatttaaagcaGGATTTCCCGGATGTATACAAAAGGTGTAAGGAAAG CTCGCTAAAGAACTTAGCTGAGAAAGGATGTTGGGATGTGGCTGAGGCAAGAATAAATAATGATAGACAGCTTATGGAATATTTG GTTTATTTGGCAATGGAAGCTGGTTACACAGAGAAAGTTGATGAATTATGCCAACGATACTCCCTTGACAGGTTTTTGGATATCAAAC TACCTGAAACAACTATACAAGAAGGGCGTTATTTGCATCTTGATGAACTACTAGTTGAAGACATCATTTGGGTTGATGAAGTTGAAGGTTTGCTTGATGCAACAAGTCATATAGATGGTTTTAAAGTTGTCGGTCTTGATTGTGAATGGAAACCTAATTATGTAAAAGGCAGCAAGCCAAACAAG GTCTCAATCATGCAAATTGCATCTGAAAAGAAGGCTTTCATCTTTGATCTGATAAAGTTACATAGCGAGGTGCCTGACACTTTAGACGATTGTCTAACACACATTTTGATGTCACCTAGAATTCTAAAACTTG GGTATAATTTCCAATGTGATACAAGGCAACTTGCTCAGTCATATCCAGAATTGAAATGCTTCAAGAACTACGAACTGTTATTGGACATtcagaatatttttaaagaacCTCGGGGTGGTTTGGCCAGGTTAACCGAG AAAATACTGGGAGCTAGTCTAAACAAGACGAGACGAAACAGCAACTGGGAGCAAAGACCTTTAACTCCAAATCAA CTAGAATATGCTGCCCTGGATGCTGTTGTGCTTGTTCATATTTTCCACCATCTTTCTGGTCAAGGAAATG GTGTCTCATTCTGA